DNA sequence from the Tachysurus fulvidraco isolate hzauxx_2018 chromosome 1, HZAU_PFXX_2.0, whole genome shotgun sequence genome:
ttgcaataaacagtgaaatgagacaacgtttctccaggattgtggtgctacataaaacaaagacagggctaaggacttagtaagttattcctagccacataaagtgcatctgtgcaacctgggcAAAAAATGCAGGATAAGAGAAActagacagtgcaggacagaaagacagtgcaggacaaaaagtacaagacaatacacaaaagacaataaacagaaacagcacagaccagtgtaaatactgtatattcaaactatattacgtgtgcagaaatactggaatgaacacagtattatagcagcagttacctgtgatattgtaaaggattgtgcaCAACAGTAAACGACTGAattgtgagacagcatgtgcaaagagaaaaaatacaGTGTggaaaacagcatgtaaacagtttgatggatgtatattggaagtgtgtgtatatggtgtaggtctgtgcagtccatacagctgatgtgcatgtgtatgttgtgttcagaacagttcagttcagttattaaggttATGTAGTggtgctcaaacacacacacagattcaggaAGGGAATGCTAAACAATAGCTCCACccttaaacacattaaatatatctatttaGAAGAATATGTGGTGTGTTTAGTATTCTGATGTTTAGTAAATTAGtcattctgtatttttgttattcttCATGGagtttctttgtgtgtattttttttgacATCACATGGGGACTTTGTTAGTGGTTACAATTGTGTTTAACATgagaaaaaaagcagaaaactcaaacataagtgataacagtgCTGTTAACTCGCACACTttcttcattttccagcagTGTTTGATGTCAGGAGTAGTGGGACAGCAAATGTTGGACACAAAGTTTCATAACACAATGCACCCCTATGCAGTAGTTGTAGTTTAAATTAGATAACAATCTACATGACAAGCGCACTGGCATTGACCGTGGTATCGCATGATATTTGATGCTTTGGAAATGTTTTGATTGTTTGGAATGAGAATGGAGATTATGAGATGGATTAAAAGATTAAAGTTCTGCTGCTCAGGTGTATTAGAGCAGTGTTGCTCCAGGACCAGGCATCAGAACCAGTGCAGTAGTTAAAGAATTTGTTAAAGATATGAAGAAAGCTGTACTTGTCACAACCTGTCACACACTCATAACCACAGATAGAGTTATTcttccattttatttcttatgagATTTTATTCCCACATCTGTAGTCATCGTTTATAAACATTAATCTCAAGGACCTATTtgaatttttaatgaaaatctcttagttgattttgtttttgtctttttccagTCCATTGCAGTCTGGAGCTGGCCTCCAGTTCAGGTGAGGAAAAAGATTTCATTGCTGAAaatcagttcattcagacatgATGTACGGTTCCTGATTTGGTTAGGAGTGTTCTGTTAAGGCAGCTAACTCAtagtgttttatgtgttttatacTCCAGTGTATGTTTATGGTAGGATCATGAAGATAAGCATAGAGTTCTGACAGTAAATAAACATGACTTGGACTTCCTCCTTCCTGttatgacaataaataaatcagtatttGTGATCTTGTACTTATATGCATTATTTTATAGGCTGATTTCTATCTCATACAGTACAGATGTGTAGTTTTTAATTTTGTAGTGTAGGACAGATGTGAAATGAATGCTTTTGATGCTCTATTTCAAACCTACTatcattatgttttttttgtagcacaATGTTTCAAATCATCCAAAATACTGCAGGCGAGACAAGGAGAAATTCGTGGTTCCAATCGTCACAGCGCTCCCGGGGCTGTGAACTGCAGCTGGGTAATCACTTCCCAAGTGGGAGAGCGTGTGGTTCTCAGGTACAGTGAGAAACAGACATTTCATATTCAGAATATTCAATGTCTTTACATGGGCAATAACTTTTAAAAGGTGATTTTCTAAAACTCTTGCAACCTCacaaaaaggaagagaaagagtaGCTAATGGTAACGTTCAGTTTGTGAACCAATAAGTCAGTGTTTACACCTGATCCTGTCATTTGTTTGGATATCAGGATTGTGTGCAGTCGGATGTCACATGTCAAAGCAAGCAAAAAGAATAAGTTAAAATAGATTTAAGTCAGAAGTAGATTTAAATCATTTCATGGAAACCtgagctttttatttcttcaaatgttacagtaaataatgtaaatacttTTGTCTCTACAAGTTGCATTTGAGAATCTGAATACATTGTTGTGATGCTTGTGACCGCTGATACTGGTAGTTTCTTTAAAggggaaaagagaaacaaaacctGATGTTGCTTTTCAGGAGTATTAAAAACTAATTTCTGTGTATTAAAGCACGTGtgtatcatttattcattcatcttcatcaaCTGCTTTATCCCGCATGTTCCTGGAACACAATCATGTTCCTGGAACACAATCATCCTActaatattttaagtatttttaaatttcttgtgatttgtaaatatgtttgaaGCCCCAAATCCTCATTCTTCTCTTTgtcttctctttgttttttttaagtttctctGAGTTTTCCATTAGATGTGGCTGGAGTTGGCTAAGCTTGACCACCGTTACAGGCCGTCCTGTGTCGCTCTGTGGATACCAGCTGCCTAAGCCAATGGAGTTCAGAGGGGGAAACATTACAGTGACGCACCACTTTGTCCCGCACTTCTCAGTTTCAGGATTCCATCTGTCATACATTAAAGGTTGTGTATATATCCCATGGCAACTTGTAGTATTATTCCACCCAACATGCATTAGAATGGCATTATAAACatatcattgtgtttctctgtccagacACCGGTCCGTGTTACCCTGGTGAGtttgagtgttacagtgagcgCTGTCTTCCCATGTCCTGGCACTGTAACGGCCAGGTGGAGTGCCTCGGGGAAGGTGACGAGCTCGGCTCGGACGAGGAGGACTGTGACCCTGTCAAACCAAAACCTCGCCTGGGCAATGAACCCTCACCATTCCCATCTGAAATCCCAGCAAGCACAGCTAGTAACTCTGAGACGGAACATCTGTCTGATCTTCTGTCTCCAGCCCAGGGTGGGCCTTGTGGGGGGTATCTGCAGGCTTTCTATGGCTCTTTTGTGCCCCCTGTGCTGACGGGTGTAgcaatggagtgtgtgtggtcagtggACCCACAGGACTCCCGGCCTCTCAAGCTGGAGCTGCAACAGCTGGCACTTGGCTCTGGAGACAGCCTCATCATCACAGACCAACCTGCCGGGCGTGGAAGTGTCATTACAACTGTGAGTACATGTATAAGCTGCATGCTGTTCAATACAAAGCACTAAAATCAGTCAGTAATTATTATTGTAGGGCGAGTACTCTGGATGCACTTTATTGTGACTTGTTTTTGGCATTAAATACACCACTAAGAAGTCCCTGTTGGTTGGCCTGGTGGTGGTAAGTTGCTCTGGTATCCATCCTGTTCATGTCGGGTTGAAAGAAATGTCTGGTGGTGCAGAAGTAGATCAGTACATGATGTGCACCCTGAATGTAAGGTGCCCTGTAGGCAGTAATATAGTGCCCTATTCCAGGAAATATAGTTTGTCTTTTAAATTCAGACAACACCGTTACCAGTACAAGGTGTCTAAAAAGTCTGGACACAATGTATATGTAGCGCAAATATGTCAGTCTGCAGAAGCTGAGGAAAAATTGCTTGGTTACTTGGTAGCTGTTGTTCCATGGGGATACCAGTGCTgggaaatgtaatatttttatttatttgtggtgttgattttttttagtgtttttttgtgtttgtttttttttagtgacagaacaactttttttctctctgtttttattacaggtcacatatatatacaattacaaAACAGTGGAGGTGGAGTCTCCTACTGGTCTGCTGTCAGTAATATATCATGTACAGGAGGCGTCTGAGGGACGGGGCTTCAATGCCACATACCGCATCGCTGACTACTGTCTGCCCTGGGAAGGTCTTTGTAAGGGATCAGAGGGAGGCTGCTACACACCGAAGCAGCGTTGTGATGGTCACTGGGATTGTGCAGAGACAGGCCTGGATGAGGATGGCTGCGGCGGATGCTCGGCTGGCTACTTCCCGTGCGGGACACTGCCACAGCCGAGGGCGGGGCATCTCAGCCGGCCTACCTGTTATTCCATCAAAGAGCGGTGTAACTACCAGCTGAACTGCGCTGATGGGAGTGACGAGAGAGAGTGCAAAGTGTGTCAGCCTGGAACGTTCCACTGTGACAGTgacaggtgtgtatgtgtgtgtgtaaataactACATGTTCAGGTTCTTTGACCTGTTTAGACTTCATCTTTTTATTACCAGAGGATTTGAGTATTAACGCATTCTCACGCTAGTATAAAAATGTTACGGTCTAAGAATACCCGTCCTCTGAAACCTTGTTAAAAACTAATTCGTTCAAACGAGTCTTCCTAACACACTATTCGTGAATAAGTCTTGCATCCATTCTTTTAGAACCAGACATGACCAAGCTGTACAAGGTGTTGTACAGGCCATACTAGATTGTCCCATGAGCATTTATTAAATGATGAGGATACACCAAATTGTTAAAATTGTGAGAACAATTatagaacaatttttttttgatcTACCCAAATTTTAATGTCAAAATCAAAagtatatttaaatctaaattaaaattttatgaattttgtatgtacaaaaacatcaattattatattgtatttgttaTATTGTATGATATTACATTGCCTAATTTGTTTGAAAATCTAACCCATATTTGCCATGAAATAGTGAAAATATTATGtgaaaataatctaaaaaacaccaacaaactCCTACTTTTCTGCACTACGCTACTATGAccaaattcaattcatttcaattgaagtttatttctgttctctttttacaattgacattgtctcaaaacagctttatggaacataaacacagaacaaaaggttattataaagaataatataaagattaatagaatgcaaaattcaagattaatattagatagatttaaatgtgtttgtatttatcaccaATGGACAAGCCAAATTGATCTTTGACACACAGCAGCATTTATTACACCATCACTATGCACACCGTTAAATCAGTTTTAAATCGTCTTGACTgacaaggaaataaaaacaacacacaaaatagtattttttttaatgcagcatAGAACAAAGCTAGAAGCAGGTGGTGTAATGAACTATTTTTATTGGATTCAATGGGATTTTGTTCTGGCTCATCAGAGATGCATTTGTTTTGAAGTATAAGTGCTTGTGGGTAAAGTGTTAACATTCCTGAAACAACTGGGTGTAAATGGGGTTTATTTTGAATGCGGTGcatgaactggttcattaacaATTCATGACTATTTGTATGTTGGCTGATTTGAGTATAACATCCTGTTATGCATCGTGATTCAGTAGAAGCTTGTTTATGTATGAGTCTAATATTCCAACCCTGcggtgcaggtgtgtgtttgagagctGGCGATGTGACGGACAGGTTGATTGTAAGGACGGCACTGATGAACTAAACTGCACTGTGACGTTGCCTCGAAAAGTCATCACCGCGGCGACTGTGGGCAGCCTGGTGTGCGGTCTGCTGCTGGTTATTGCAATGGGCTGCACATGCAAACTGTACTCGCTTCGCACACGAGAATACAGGTGAACCCCACGTTCAAGTACTTTCATATTCATCGATTTTCCTTAGTTTTTTCACTCTGTATTCAATGGTTAAAGTGTTAGTCGGAGATAGAAAATGCCTAATCAATATAACTTGCTCATTGTAACATTTGTCTCTGTATCATTGTGCTTTTCCGCTTTAGCCTGTTTGCCCCAATCAGCCGCCAAGAGGCGGAGTTTATCCAGCAACAAGCCCCGCCCTCCTACGGTCAGCTGATTGCTCAGGGGATTATTCCTCCTGTAGAGGATTTCCCTACAGAGAACCCCAATGAGGTACGCATTaaagtcaaagaaaaaaaaccccacatgcATTCTTTCGAGTAAATAGCATTATTTATATGTTCTTTGTGGCttctggttgttttttgttttgtttatatcattctttttgtttttcttcactcAGCCCACCTCCCTTTCTCTGAGAGGACTGCTTCAGCTTATCAGACAGGACAACATCTCCCCGCGGCGAAGACGCAGGCCACGGTTTGTCCGCAGAGCGGTTCGCCGCTTGCGGAGATGGGGCCTGATTTCCAGACCAACCTCTAGATCTACCCAGACCACAAGCTCCACCACTCAACAGACAGAAGTTGCTCCTACAGACCAGGAGCCCAGACAGTCCGGCCCTCCAGGCTCCTCTGTGCCCAGGGAAAATGCTGACCAGCCTTTGCCACAAAAAGTGGGGTTATCCCAGCAAACAGAGCAagaacaacagacagacacacaaccttCTCTTTCctcgcctcctcctcctcctacaaCACTTCCCACAACTACACATTCCCTTCAGCCAGCTGATGCTCCACAAATACGCCACAGCCTCCCTGTCACTGCTGCACCCAGCAGCCCCTCCCTGGCCTCTCTCTTCCATTCTCTGGGGCTAAGTATTTCTCGTTTCAGATCTTCGTCTTCCTCCCCTACTGCACTTCCTCTCTCAGCTTCTCCgtctttctcctcttcctcagaaGACGAAGTGCTACTGATCCCTCTTTCTGATGACACGACCTCTGAGGATGATGTGCCCATGCTGACTTGAATCGAACCGCACTCCCTTtcacttttaatgttttttctttttttcttttcacttttcttcctgtttttcaCCTCTAAATTATGATCTCAGCATGTAAGTGGCATCATGTTTGCAGTCTGTTCTGGCAAGGTGCCTTATTTCACATGAATAGGGTCATTCTCCTGTATCCAGTATTGGACAAATGTGTCAAAGACTTTAATCTTTGTGCTTGTTAGTTGTGCACTTACTCAGAGATTGTGTGTGATAGCAGACAATCTTCCTTGACCTCTCTTTAATGAGCGTGTTTACATGTACAACACAACATCATCTTGTTTCAGCACATTCAAGTGTTCGAGGAACAGCACGTTACGGTATCTGAAATTAGATTATAGAGGACAGTTATGCCTGGATTGTAGCCTATTTGACTGTGTTCATGTTGTTCGGAGCATGTATGCCATTAAGCGGAcaccttttgttttttaacatttgcGCATGCATAAAAAGAACTTGAATAAGGAAATAAATTGGGCCTCGGTCGACTAAAAGTGGAGACTGCACATGAACAGACATTATATGAACTTGTTCTTGTCAAATGCTTGTTATTGGAACTAATAGTTTCACATCTTATAGCCAGGCATCTAAATACTGGTAAATCTTGACATTTGCAGGCCCACTgctatttttttacagattatCAAATGA
Encoded proteins:
- the lrp10 gene encoding low-density lipoprotein receptor-related protein 10, whose translation is MDVHYGLWIFSLLLLTVHCSLELASSSAQCFKSSKILQARQGEIRGSNRHSAPGAVNCSWVITSQVGERVVLSFSEFSIRCGWSWLSLTTVTGRPVSLCGYQLPKPMEFRGGNITVTHHFVPHFSVSGFHLSYIKDTGPCYPGEFECYSERCLPMSWHCNGQVECLGEGDELGSDEEDCDPVKPKPRLGNEPSPFPSEIPASTASNSETEHLSDLLSPAQGGPCGGYLQAFYGSFVPPVLTGVAMECVWSVDPQDSRPLKLELQQLALGSGDSLIITDQPAGRGSVITTVTYIYNYKTVEVESPTGLLSVIYHVQEASEGRGFNATYRIADYCLPWEGLCKGSEGGCYTPKQRCDGHWDCAETGLDEDGCGGCSAGYFPCGTLPQPRAGHLSRPTCYSIKERCNYQLNCADGSDERECKVCQPGTFHCDSDRCVFESWRCDGQVDCKDGTDELNCTVTLPRKVITAATVGSLVCGLLLVIAMGCTCKLYSLRTREYSLFAPISRQEAEFIQQQAPPSYGQLIAQGIIPPVEDFPTENPNEPTSLSLRGLLQLIRQDNISPRRRRRPRFVRRAVRRLRRWGLISRPTSRSTQTTSSTTQQTEVAPTDQEPRQSGPPGSSVPRENADQPLPQKVGLSQQTEQEQQTDTQPSLSSPPPPPTTLPTTTHSLQPADAPQIRHSLPVTAAPSSPSLASLFHSLGLSISRFRSSSSSPTALPLSASPSFSSSSEDEVLLIPLSDDTTSEDDVPMLT